A single genomic interval of Legionella israelensis harbors:
- a CDS encoding R-SNARE family protein has translation MKCYAIAVKFGAEKMEWVTAHSSLWTSVFFQNMEKYYELEVEKFLQGMKPGDQHIAQKNGYCLHAQRHMDDYCIIITDQLLSRGQLAHLTTYLLVLEEKVNKSIVFKDFEQYCSDRKLRQIKEELEETKKIMTDNIDKLLERGERIEQLIEKTEELSRNAKQFKHEAEELNRCWPSCTIL, from the coding sequence ATGAAATGTTATGCCATAGCCGTTAAGTTTGGCGCTGAAAAAATGGAGTGGGTAACCGCTCATAGCAGCTTATGGACCAGTGTATTCTTCCAAAATATGGAAAAATATTATGAGTTGGAAGTTGAAAAATTTCTACAGGGCATGAAGCCGGGCGATCAACATATCGCGCAAAAAAACGGTTATTGTCTACATGCTCAAAGGCACATGGATGATTATTGTATCATCATTACCGATCAGCTTCTCAGTAGAGGCCAGCTTGCCCATCTAACCACTTATCTGCTCGTGCTCGAAGAAAAAGTAAATAAATCCATCGTCTTTAAAGATTTTGAGCAATATTGCAGCGATCGTAAGCTCCGACAAATCAAAGAAGAGCTAGAAGAAACCAAAAAAATCATGACCGACAACATCGATAAGCTTCTGGAACGCGGGGAGCGTATTGAACAATTGATAGAAAAAACGGAAGAGTTATCCAGAAATGCCAAGCAATTCAAACATGAAGCAGAAGAACTGAACCGTTGTTGGCCGAGCTGTACGATACTTTAA